TATACGTTGGTGGTGATGCACAACCCGGGCCTGCGTAGCCTTGCCATGGCCAATACCGGCGTGGTCGATGGCGAACTGGTGCGCATCAAAGACATGAGTGAGGAATATCCCAACCTGATCAAAGTGCCCGAACCACTGGGCGGTGCAGACCTGGCGATTTTTGTCGCTAAACATAAAGTCCCTGCAAGTAGGCACTGGGCAGACTTGCAGGCAACGTCGGTTGTTGCGTTAAGGGGCATGGCGATTATGGAACACCTGCCTGTACGATTCCGGGAACTGTCAGAAATACGGGCGCAAAACTATGTGCAGGCCATGCACCTGGTGATTGCGGGTCGCGCCGATCTGGCGATTCTGCCCGCGTCGTTTATAGAAAAACCCGAACAGGCCGCACTGGCGGAAAAACTCGAAGCACTGACGCCCGTGGTCGGAAGGGTTGAAGGTTTTGTGCATCTGCACAAACGTCACGCAGCGCTGGTCGGCCCGCTAGCCGAGGCCATGCATCAACTGAAACAACAGACTACCGCACCTGGTCCCGCGCCCGTTTCGAAATAGCACTGGCCTGCTCTTCCGGCAGATGAGATTCGGCACATTCCCGACTGACGCCAATGGCCAGCGTGAAGTGCCGGATATAGCGCCGGCAATGCACGCACATAAACAAATGGAACTTGTACGAAACCCGTCCCCAGAAACCGAGGTTACCATCCACATAATCGCTCGAGCGCTTGACGACTTCTTTGCAACTCAGCATTGGCCGGTTTCCTGATAGTGATCGATCACGGACAACAGCGACAGCCGGGCCCGGTGCAGTAACACACGCACATTGGAGTTGGTCACGCCCAGGATGTTACAGATCTCTTCCAGCGGTTGCTGCTCTACATCGCGCAATAGAAAAACCGCCCGCTGTGCCTCGGGCAGCTTCTGCAGATTCTTTTCGATGCATTGTTTGAGTTGGGATTCTTCGAGTATCCGGTCCGGCGACTCCATATGCCAATCCGAGGGGCCGCCCGCCCAATGGCCATCGGACTTGAACCGCTCTTCGGATAAATAACTGCCCAATACCTCGCCCGGCTCGTCCATCTGGACTTCCCGCCCCTCCTTGCGCAACTTGGCTTTGGCCGCATTAGAGACAATGGTGTACATCCAGGTCTTGAGGGTCGAGCGGCCTTCAAACTTGGGCAGGGCACGGAAAATAGATACCCAAGCTTCTTGCACCACCTCTTCAGCCTGGCCATGACGGACGATAGCACGCGCCACCACCAGCAACTGATTGTGGTAACGCTGCACCAGCTCGGTAAATGCC
This region of Simiduia agarivorans SA1 = DSM 21679 genomic DNA includes:
- a CDS encoding ABC transporter substrate-binding protein gives rise to the protein MTQPDPEPVIITTVKHLRNLLLMVTLTLSATAAVSDPLPDDARPLIILSATDYLGKHTYDQHPYTDLLRMALGELGYTLVVMHNPGLRSLAMANTGVVDGELVRIKDMSEEYPNLIKVPEPLGGADLAIFVAKHKVPASRHWADLQATSVVALRGMAIMEHLPVRFRELSEIRAQNYVQAMHLVIAGRADLAILPASFIEKPEQAALAEKLEALTPVVGRVEGFVHLHKRHAALVGPLAEAMHQLKQQTTAPGPAPVSK
- a CDS encoding zf-HC2 domain-containing protein, with product MLSCKEVVKRSSDYVDGNLGFWGRVSYKFHLFMCVHCRRYIRHFTLAIGVSRECAESHLPEEQASAISKRARDQVR
- a CDS encoding RNA polymerase sigma factor, whose product is MEPNLDLLRAQDHGAFTELVQRYHNQLLVVARAIVRHGQAEEVVQEAWVSIFRALPKFEGRSTLKTWMYTIVSNAAKAKLRKEGREVQMDEPGEVLGSYLSEERFKSDGHWAGGPSDWHMESPDRILEESQLKQCIEKNLQKLPEAQRAVFLLRDVEQQPLEEICNILGVTNSNVRVLLHRARLSLLSVIDHYQETGQC